Proteins encoded in a region of the Paenibacillus sp. E222 genome:
- a CDS encoding Cfr10I/Bse634I family restriction endonuclease, with product MEFDYLKSYSVELYGTENNQKTRIKPSIALAEVYGDNLPTGTIKENLDKLEMHTKNAALAQNMMVPNSQAFSNTRGFWFEVFIAVHAWNYRIRHNLDDVLIVKMPNVSSFDFRRIFEEKTDRMLKQLEISLLKNNVRLITSNPDLLIVEQEDLILDEHNIPISCLGTQNIMDAVNLYKILENKCRWNSLKAGIGVKTSLRPDRRLQVVHEGNILKSLFAHLKMRHWNREANFKYYGASSEIISGADDDALQTAATHTIVNVDSLPERAVDGLYSLLTFDDIEKMLNTILKTKAPHQ from the coding sequence GTGGAATTTGACTATTTGAAAAGCTATAGCGTTGAACTGTACGGTACGGAAAATAACCAAAAAACACGGATAAAACCCTCTATAGCTCTAGCTGAGGTATATGGAGATAACCTCCCGACAGGAACTATTAAAGAAAACCTCGACAAACTTGAAATGCACACAAAGAATGCAGCATTGGCACAAAACATGATGGTTCCTAATTCACAAGCTTTCTCAAATACCCGGGGATTCTGGTTTGAAGTTTTCATAGCTGTCCATGCTTGGAATTACCGTATTAGACACAATCTAGATGACGTGTTGATCGTTAAAATGCCCAACGTTAGCTCATTTGATTTCCGTAGAATTTTTGAAGAAAAAACAGATAGAATGCTAAAACAACTGGAAATATCGTTACTTAAAAACAATGTGCGGTTGATCACTTCAAATCCAGATTTATTAATAGTAGAACAAGAAGACCTAATATTGGATGAACATAACATACCCATATCCTGTCTTGGTACTCAAAATATTATGGATGCCGTTAATTTATATAAGATCCTCGAAAATAAGTGTCGTTGGAATAGCCTGAAAGCAGGAATAGGGGTCAAAACATCTTTACGTCCTGATAGAAGGCTCCAAGTCGTACACGAAGGCAACATTCTAAAATCATTATTTGCTCATTTGAAGATGCGTCACTGGAACCGGGAGGCAAACTTTAAATATTATGGTGCTTCTAGTGAGATTATAAGTGGTGCTGATGATGATGCCTTACAAACAGCAGCAACCCATACTATTGTTAATGTAGATTCCTTGCCTGAGAGAGCAGTGGATGGTCTTTACTCCCTCCTTACTTTTGATGACATAGAAAAAATGCTTAATACGATCTTAAAAACAAAAGCCCCCCATCAATAG
- a CDS encoding helix-turn-helix domain-containing protein: protein MVNLNLKEVGKRIRLVRKSRYRTAKAFSEFLGLSERHIHNIESGKNLPSFEILAQITNEFHVTIDFILFGQKRGLVYEENWDALLNTFNSLSPDGRQTLFHIAKELLRLENKITGGNSE, encoded by the coding sequence ATGGTGAATCTAAATTTAAAAGAGGTGGGTAAGCGGATTAGACTCGTGAGAAAGAGCCGTTATAGGACAGCGAAGGCTTTTTCCGAGTTTTTAGGCTTGTCTGAGCGTCACATTCATAATATTGAATCTGGAAAAAACCTGCCTAGTTTCGAAATCTTAGCTCAAATCACAAATGAGTTTCATGTAACAATTGATTTCATTTTATTTGGTCAAAAAAGAGGGTTAGTGTACGAAGAAAATTGGGATGCCTTACTAAATACATTTAACAGTCTGAGTCCAGATGGACGGCAAACTTTATTTCACATCGCTAAAGAACTACTAAGATTGGAAAACAAAATAACAGGAGGTAACTCAGAATAG
- a CDS encoding DNA cytosine methyltransferase, which yields MDKFEELGYEVQFKVLNTLNYGIPQDRSRVFIVGFRKYIPITLRQRGFETFKWPAPVYQDPKKSFEWPDTWEIGTEVSEADYIANLAPDQYQLTIHSVIGNQNELLQLPNHVSFNPYSQRFFTVLEGDVKRKSFKRLHRFRYSPTVAYGNNEVHLHPTLPRRLTVREALRLQSVPDWYHFEEDIPLDKMFKMISNGVAYKLANLLAEEIRTVLDNYNIAVQERTEKIRLTNETINKNSV from the coding sequence ATTGATAAATTTGAGGAGCTTGGCTATGAAGTACAATTTAAGGTGCTTAATACGCTTAACTATGGAATTCCGCAAGATCGGTCAAGAGTATTTATTGTAGGATTTAGGAAATACATTCCTATTACTTTAAGACAGCGGGGCTTTGAAACTTTTAAATGGCCTGCTCCGGTCTATCAGGATCCTAAAAAATCATTTGAATGGCCTGATACATGGGAGATCGGGACTGAAGTTAGTGAAGCTGACTACATTGCTAATCTCGCACCCGATCAATACCAACTAACCATTCATTCGGTTATAGGAAACCAAAACGAATTATTACAATTGCCAAATCATGTTTCATTTAATCCCTACTCTCAACGATTTTTCACCGTACTTGAAGGTGACGTTAAGAGGAAATCATTCAAACGCCTACACCGCTTCAGATATAGCCCAACCGTAGCATATGGTAATAATGAGGTACATCTTCACCCTACTCTACCGCGGCGCTTAACCGTGCGTGAAGCACTTCGGCTCCAATCTGTCCCTGACTGGTATCATTTTGAGGAAGATATACCGCTAGATAAGATGTTTAAGATGATAAGCAACGGAGTAGCCTATAAACTTGCAAATTTATTAGCGGAAGAGATTAGAACAGTTCTAGATAACTACAACATTGCGGTTCAGGAACGCACAGAAAAGATAAGATTAACAAATGAAACTATTAACAAAAATTCTGTATAA
- a CDS encoding DUF2188 domain-containing protein, with amino-acid sequence MKTHGVEKARASNARATARTDNQAAAINKAVQIARNQNSETIKTEIKIVMVNNPFPPRG; translated from the coding sequence TTGAAAACACATGGAGTTGAAAAAGCTCGTGCAAGCAATGCCCGTGCAACCGCTAGAACGGATAACCAAGCAGCTGCTATTAACAAGGCAGTCCAAATTGCAAGAAATCAGAATTCTGAAACGATCAAAACAGAGATAAAAATAGTTATGGTAAATAATCCATTTCCGCCGCGTGGTTGA
- a CDS encoding DNA cytosine methyltransferase produces MNNFYINTIPIPILSFFTGAGFLDIGFMQAGFQTIWSNEYDRQFVKGFEYGLSSMRVQPHKITNCSSIVEIGPNQIAKEAFHNTQIPETFGIIGGPPCPDFSVGGKNKGRTGENGTLSKVYVDKIMDLQPSFFLFENVKGLFKTAKHREFFDSLRMQFSEHYLTDVRILNALDFGVPQDRERVFMVGLKKKWLKKKLGVRNIPKDYNWFQWPEDHRFAGAKQRFTWPRENPFGFNPEKPSDIPEELMVGPIICNLDEIALLPNGLEGLRPLSDKYYVIHEGDVSRKSFKRLHRWRYSPTAAYGHNEVHLHPTQPRRLTVREALRIQSVPDDYVLPPEMPLTYKFKTIGNGVPVKLAHAMAVAIRKMIEGEPI; encoded by the coding sequence ATGAACAATTTTTATATCAATACAATACCGATACCTATCTTATCCTTTTTTACTGGTGCAGGATTTCTAGATATCGGTTTTATGCAAGCAGGATTTCAAACGATTTGGTCTAACGAATATGATCGTCAGTTTGTGAAGGGGTTTGAATATGGACTTAGTTCCATGAGGGTGCAGCCTCATAAAATCACTAACTGTTCTTCAATAGTTGAGATAGGTCCTAATCAAATCGCCAAAGAGGCCTTTCATAATACCCAAATTCCTGAAACATTCGGGATTATTGGAGGGCCTCCATGTCCTGACTTTTCGGTAGGCGGAAAAAATAAGGGACGGACTGGAGAAAATGGAACCCTCTCAAAGGTGTACGTTGATAAAATAATGGATCTTCAGCCATCCTTTTTTTTATTTGAAAATGTAAAAGGGCTTTTTAAAACTGCAAAACATCGTGAGTTTTTCGATAGTCTGAGAATGCAGTTTTCAGAACACTATTTGACAGATGTACGCATATTGAATGCGCTCGATTTCGGTGTGCCACAAGACAGGGAACGCGTGTTTATGGTGGGGCTGAAAAAGAAGTGGCTAAAAAAGAAACTTGGTGTAAGGAATATCCCCAAGGACTATAACTGGTTTCAATGGCCGGAGGACCACCGTTTTGCGGGAGCGAAACAGCGGTTTACTTGGCCGCGGGAAAACCCTTTTGGATTCAATCCCGAGAAACCCTCTGATATTCCAGAAGAATTAATGGTGGGTCCAATAATATGTAATCTGGATGAGATAGCTTTATTGCCAAACGGTCTTGAAGGATTAAGGCCATTAAGTGATAAGTATTATGTTATTCATGAAGGGGATGTTTCCCGAAAAAGTTTTAAACGGCTGCATCGTTGGCGATATAGCCCTACTGCGGCATACGGTCATAATGAGGTTCACTTGCATCCGACACAACCAAGGAGGCTTACTGTCAGGGAAGCACTAAGAATTCAGAGTGTTCCGGATGACTATGTTTTACCGCCGGAAATGCCACTAACTTATAAGTTCAAAACAATCGGTAACGGCGTGCCAGTGAAGCTGGCACATGCAATGGCGGTAGCAATAAGGAAAATGATAGAGGGGGAACCTATATGA
- a CDS encoding DNA cytosine methyltransferase codes for MTYPVISLFSGAGFLDLGFTETHAFSIIWGTELIKQFAQSNNYNMRQRYGHPDRIITGDVTQIDPIKDIPKGAVGIIGGPPCQDYSIGNANSPGVEGDRGKLVWDFLDKIEKLKPDFFLFENVEALYKTKNIEFRL; via the coding sequence ATGACCTATCCCGTTATTTCGCTTTTTTCTGGTGCAGGCTTTCTCGATTTAGGCTTTACCGAGACGCATGCTTTTTCTATTATTTGGGGAACAGAATTAATAAAACAATTTGCTCAGTCAAATAACTACAACATGAGGCAGCGTTATGGACATCCTGATAGAATTATCACAGGTGACGTTACTCAAATTGATCCTATAAAAGACATTCCCAAAGGTGCAGTTGGAATCATTGGGGGGCCCCCATGTCAAGACTATTCAATTGGAAATGCTAATAGTCCTGGGGTTGAGGGAGATAGAGGGAAGCTTGTCTGGGACTTCTTAGATAAAATTGAGAAACTGAAGCCAGACTTTTTTTTGTTTGAGAACGTTGAAGCCTTATACAAAACAAAAAACATCGAATTCAGGCTTTAA
- a CDS encoding ATP-binding protein: MIQPGLFFDFTPDPKVLIALTHTPMLPLDALCELIDNAIDSFQAAKLIGVKIDNPLISIELPRNSDLNKNAGIVRIRDNGPGMTAEMAEKSIKAGFSGNNPYDSLGLFGMGFNISTGKLGRVTRLLTARKDEKKAIEVIIDLDNINQSKNYQLPVNIVDKPREVNYGTVIEISHWWPEGNANSQFVKRLIQYGLPKVRSEIGRRYASVLSKREIRILVNGEPCEAFEHCVWDSNRYVERKGHGQIQARYDFDHIIGVQRRCGNCTALVPTGLIECPACKSSSIRSVEERVKGWVGIQRFDDSTEYGIDLIRNGRAIRIAEKTAFFEFVDEFKKTIKDYPIDGPYGRIVGEVHLNHVPVDFLKQDFQRSSPEWQRAISYLRGDSSLQPTQPGAGQNESYIYKLFQGFRRVRKPGKSDLYMGYWDKEANESKRISRDVEKEYYQKFLVKLPGYYDDSEWWKLVEQADSPPLEELAECPACSAQNLKEHDTCAVCGFVLIGKPCINPECENEIPKSAHSCPECGMSQHPKVEEPWTCQVCGMKNRAAEKNCTSCNEEKGSENTLSKEFLSKNANKSDDLSIPGCSIMLADGTYSSPVNVNVYITQLSIKANQQQEGVPLIAFKGEEIDIYLDKTHKVYKSFRIRPEQMIAAEVALYIYDMNRRLSGKQYQGQHTLSNIEWQILNSRWSDKLEDSPEKIREEINGFFAQLKEKLPELLKEMAVDIFNEMPEGQKKAMVDNMLNQSADISQLGDMKESGAFLLYIDEDGITDIFKRYPHIFFDGGIWDVSYSSSAELTGNILQQAQIRIRNIYLNCLNDIANYIKYRFSEASIGQKTRLSLDFLQQKVMK, from the coding sequence ATGATACAGCCAGGGTTGTTTTTTGATTTTACACCGGATCCAAAAGTGCTGATAGCTTTAACTCACACACCAATGCTTCCTTTAGATGCGTTATGTGAATTGATCGATAATGCGATAGATTCATTTCAGGCTGCTAAACTTATAGGTGTAAAAATAGATAATCCATTAATCTCAATTGAATTGCCAAGAAATTCAGATCTCAATAAAAATGCAGGAATAGTACGTATTCGTGACAATGGGCCAGGCATGACGGCTGAAATGGCTGAGAAATCAATAAAGGCGGGATTCTCTGGTAATAACCCTTACGACAGTCTCGGATTATTTGGTATGGGGTTTAATATTTCTACAGGTAAATTAGGTAGAGTAACCCGGCTACTGACAGCTCGGAAGGATGAGAAGAAGGCAATAGAGGTTATTATTGATCTGGATAATATTAATCAATCCAAAAATTATCAGCTTCCTGTTAATATCGTTGATAAACCTAGAGAAGTCAATTATGGGACTGTTATTGAAATAAGCCATTGGTGGCCTGAGGGGAATGCAAACAGTCAATTTGTCAAACGCCTGATTCAATACGGGCTTCCTAAGGTCCGTTCTGAGATTGGCCGACGGTATGCTTCAGTGTTATCTAAACGTGAAATTAGAATATTGGTGAATGGAGAGCCGTGTGAAGCATTTGAGCATTGCGTTTGGGATTCCAATAGATATGTTGAGCGAAAAGGGCACGGTCAGATTCAGGCAAGATATGATTTTGACCATATTATAGGAGTGCAGAGGAGATGCGGTAACTGTACAGCTCTAGTACCGACCGGACTAATTGAATGTCCTGCTTGCAAATCTTCAAGCATTCGAAGTGTTGAGGAAAGAGTCAAAGGCTGGGTTGGTATTCAGAGGTTTGACGACAGTACGGAGTACGGAATTGATCTGATCCGGAATGGACGAGCAATCCGAATAGCTGAAAAGACAGCTTTTTTTGAATTTGTTGACGAATTTAAAAAAACGATTAAAGATTACCCTATTGATGGGCCGTATGGGAGGATAGTAGGTGAAGTACATCTCAATCATGTTCCTGTAGATTTTCTCAAGCAGGATTTTCAGCGAAGCAGTCCTGAATGGCAACGTGCTATTTCGTATTTAAGAGGTGACAGTTCCTTACAGCCAACTCAGCCTGGTGCAGGTCAAAATGAAAGTTATATTTATAAATTGTTTCAAGGTTTCCGCAGAGTAAGAAAACCTGGAAAATCTGATTTGTATATGGGGTATTGGGATAAGGAAGCGAATGAATCAAAGAGGATATCTAGAGATGTTGAAAAAGAATATTATCAAAAATTTCTTGTGAAACTCCCAGGGTATTATGATGATTCAGAATGGTGGAAGCTCGTGGAACAGGCTGATTCCCCTCCGCTTGAGGAACTTGCAGAGTGCCCAGCCTGCAGTGCACAAAATCTTAAAGAACATGATACGTGTGCCGTATGTGGTTTTGTATTAATAGGTAAGCCATGTATCAATCCGGAATGTGAAAACGAAATACCGAAATCCGCACACTCTTGTCCAGAATGCGGAATGTCACAGCATCCAAAAGTCGAAGAACCATGGACATGCCAGGTTTGCGGTATGAAAAACAGGGCAGCAGAAAAAAACTGTACATCCTGTAATGAAGAAAAAGGTTCCGAGAATACACTTTCAAAAGAGTTCCTTTCTAAGAATGCTAATAAATCAGATGATCTTTCCATACCGGGATGTTCTATTATGTTAGCTGATGGCACATATAGTTCCCCTGTGAATGTAAATGTGTATATAACACAGCTATCGATTAAGGCTAATCAGCAACAAGAAGGGGTCCCTCTTATTGCTTTTAAAGGGGAAGAAATCGATATATATCTTGATAAGACGCACAAAGTATATAAGTCTTTCCGAATCCGTCCAGAGCAAATGATAGCCGCAGAGGTAGCACTTTACATCTACGATATGAACCGAAGACTCTCCGGAAAACAATATCAGGGTCAACATACGCTTTCTAATATTGAATGGCAGATATTGAATAGCAGATGGTCGGATAAGTTAGAGGATAGCCCTGAGAAAATAAGAGAAGAGATCAACGGATTCTTTGCCCAATTAAAGGAGAAGCTTCCGGAACTCCTAAAGGAAATGGCCGTTGATATTTTTAATGAAATGCCCGAAGGGCAGAAGAAAGCTATGGTTGATAACATGCTTAATCAAAGCGCTGATATCAGTCAGCTCGGGGATATGAAGGAAAGTGGCGCGTTTTTATTATATATTGATGAGGATGGAATAACTGATATATTCAAAAGGTATCCACACATTTTCTTTGATGGTGGAATATGGGATGTTTCTTATTCCAGTTCCGCAGAACTAACAGGGAATATTTTGCAACAGGCACAAATAAGAATCCGGAACATTTATCTGAACTGTTTAAATGATATAGCAAATTATATAAAATACCGTTTCTCTGAGGCAAGCATTGGACAAAAAACAAGGTTGTCTTTGGATTTCCTACAGCAAAAGGTGATGAAGTGA
- a CDS encoding DEAD/DEAH box helicase family protein → MSVFISDTNLRFGTWQAFERVVSRLLAHEGFEGIRLVGQSGDRGADVLAHRAGKRWLFQMKHWKNKVGVDVADQTLEAMRIYRAQVPVIVALNGFDEKLKEHQRALMSRGIPLQLWDTKALVTKAEKLPEMPVLDRVPREYQEQTIRSTIQAFNEGKKKALVVMATGLGKTFVACETVKRINAVSPVRILVIAHTNELVYQIEKAFWSFLSKEQETAVWNGYEQPGEERLKQSSAVFACLNTVADYVQRGKELPHFDLIIIDECHHVGGQMYNAVLDDTMAGSENGPFLLGLTATPWRPDDVDLSNYFGEPLVRVDIVTGLRNGFLSNVDYRMYTDNINWEALGQLKGKNFSPRQINRTLFITEWDDAVVFELKRVWQEQRKPRAIVFCGTIDHAATMRDRINSLGFCNASAIYSQTSTGRSMGPAERNRILCDFQDGAIDVLCAVDILNEGVDVPDVNIIVFQRVTHSRRIFIQQLGRGLRLSKDKEKVIVLDFVSDIRRFAAGIDLKDGLFEDGPAPGNPVRISLPHKVTFRKAGGEDPQTESFMRQWIEDVAAVEGAGEDTSLLKFPPELPGGRK, encoded by the coding sequence GTGAGCGTTTTTATCAGTGATACAAACCTGAGGTTCGGTACGTGGCAGGCATTTGAACGGGTGGTCTCGCGCTTACTAGCCCATGAGGGTTTTGAAGGTATAAGACTTGTTGGACAGTCTGGTGACCGAGGGGCGGATGTTCTTGCACATCGGGCCGGTAAGCGATGGCTGTTTCAAATGAAACATTGGAAGAACAAGGTCGGTGTCGATGTTGCGGACCAGACGCTGGAGGCCATGAGAATATACAGGGCTCAAGTCCCAGTTATTGTAGCTTTAAATGGGTTTGATGAAAAGTTAAAAGAGCACCAGAGAGCTCTCATGAGTAGAGGAATCCCGCTTCAGTTGTGGGATACAAAGGCTCTTGTCACAAAGGCAGAGAAACTTCCAGAGATGCCCGTACTTGACAGAGTTCCGCGGGAATATCAGGAACAGACAATCCGTTCAACGATCCAAGCTTTTAACGAAGGGAAAAAAAAAGCTCTTGTCGTGATGGCTACGGGTCTTGGAAAAACATTCGTCGCATGCGAAACGGTTAAACGGATTAATGCTGTTTCTCCGGTAAGGATTCTTGTGATAGCTCATACGAATGAACTTGTTTACCAGATAGAGAAGGCTTTCTGGTCATTTTTATCTAAGGAACAGGAAACAGCAGTATGGAATGGGTATGAGCAGCCTGGAGAAGAACGGCTTAAACAAAGTAGTGCGGTTTTCGCGTGTTTAAATACTGTTGCTGATTATGTTCAGCGGGGAAAAGAACTGCCGCATTTTGATCTTATTATTATAGATGAATGTCATCATGTGGGCGGGCAGATGTATAATGCTGTTTTAGATGATACCATGGCTGGCTCGGAAAATGGCCCTTTTCTTCTCGGGCTAACAGCAACACCTTGGCGTCCAGATGATGTTGACCTTTCGAATTATTTTGGTGAGCCTCTAGTTCGTGTAGACATTGTTACCGGTTTGCGTAATGGCTTTTTATCAAATGTTGACTACAGGATGTATACAGATAATATAAATTGGGAAGCTTTAGGCCAATTAAAAGGGAAGAATTTTTCACCGCGGCAGATAAATAGAACACTATTTATTACTGAATGGGACGATGCTGTCGTCTTTGAGCTGAAGAGGGTTTGGCAAGAACAGCGTAAACCGCGGGCTATAGTTTTCTGTGGCACGATAGACCACGCCGCAACTATGAGGGACAGGATTAACTCACTTGGTTTTTGTAACGCGTCAGCAATATATTCGCAAACCTCTACAGGACGTTCGATGGGCCCGGCAGAACGTAACCGTATACTTTGTGATTTTCAAGACGGGGCGATTGATGTATTATGCGCCGTTGATATACTGAATGAAGGCGTTGATGTACCTGATGTAAACATTATTGTGTTTCAGAGAGTAACCCATAGCCGCAGAATATTTATCCAGCAGTTAGGCAGAGGTTTAAGATTGTCGAAAGACAAGGAAAAGGTTATTGTTCTCGACTTCGTATCTGACATACGCAGATTCGCGGCAGGTATTGATTTAAAAGATGGTCTCTTTGAAGATGGACCCGCTCCGGGTAACCCGGTCAGAATCAGTTTGCCGCATAAAGTTACTTTCAGAAAAGCTGGCGGGGAGGACCCGCAGACCGAATCATTCATGAGGCAATGGATTGAAGATGTGGCTGCTGTTGAAGGGGCAGGCGAGGATACAAGCCTACTAAAATTTCCACCGGAATTGCCAGGAGGACGAAAATGA